A portion of the Homalodisca vitripennis isolate AUS2020 chromosome 2, UT_GWSS_2.1, whole genome shotgun sequence genome contains these proteins:
- the LOC124354878 gene encoding 5-formyltetrahydrofolate cyclo-ligase, with amino-acid sequence MIRALSICSLGPSRIGLTCWYSGISSSMAADNIPEAKSKLRLEIKKKVKELTEEDKIKQTFIITKRLIKHPDFQNAERIAIYVNMKNEVGTYDILKEAFAGNKQVFIPLVVGEDMKMVKLNSFEDLKTMPKTKWGIIQPLESDNREDCLVTGGVQYVVVPGVAFTSTGLRLGHGRGYYDRFLAKNDQIRGSRCITVGLGFDEQIVQDLPTTERDFRLTWVVSPGMCSLTSKYEEVPEPLPRPPEPFLI; translated from the exons ATGATACGAGCTCTGTCAATTTGCTCATTGGGGCCTTCAAGAATTGGTTTAACCTGTTGGTATTCTGGAATtt CCTCTTCAATGGCGGCTGACAACATTCCTGAAGCTAAAAGCAAATTGAGgcttgaaataaagaaaaaagtcaAAGAGTTAACAGAGGAGGACAAAATCAAACAAACCTTCATCATTACAAAAAGG CTCATAAAACATCCAGATTTTCAAAATGCTGAACGTATTGCAATCTATGTCAACATGAAAAACGAAGTAGGcacttatgatattttaaaagaggCATTTGCTGGAAATAAGCAGGTGTTTATTCCCTT AGTTGTGGGAGAGGACATGAAAATGGTGAAGCTCAACTCATTTGAGGATTTAAAGACAATGCCTAAAACCAAGTGGGGAATAATACAACCCTTAGAGAGTGACAACAGAGAGGATTGTCTGGTAACCG GAGGAGTGCAGTATGTGGTGGTTCCAGGAGTTGCTTTCACTTCAACAGGCTTGAGGCTGGGGCATGGCAGAGGCTATTACGACAGATTCTTGGCGAAGAATGATCAG ATACGAGGCTCCAGGTGCATCACCGTAGGGTTGGGATTCGATGAGCAAATAGTCCAAGATTTGCCAACAACTGAGAGGGATTTCCGGCTGACTTGGGTAGTCTCCCCAGGGATGTGCTCTCTGACCAGCAAGTACGAGGAAGTACCTGAGCCACTTCCTCGGCCCCCAGAGCCATTCCTCATTTGA